A window of Methanolobus sediminis contains these coding sequences:
- a CDS encoding response regulator, whose amino-acid sequence MVQNGVKENEDNEKEYLHLILKSVDMVLWSATFPDLELIRISSSSENILGTDPQKLLMEKNLWYQFVHPDDLDIVQEATKQRELKGEATAEYRILRPDGSISWVRESSEVKYDTDNASVRVDGILTDISRSKKAEEELKIREERLRSLSSILHYRTDSVQDFLDFALNESIKLTRSKIGYIYYYDEEKKEFSLNTWSNNVMKECEVTEPQTKYQLEHTGIWGEAVRQRREIIVNDFQASNPLKKGYPEGHVELYRYMTVPVIKNDKIVAVVGVANKESDYSKDNALELALLMDSVWNATENKKIEQALQQSEKIHRQAHNILQGIIESPKDVIIFALDKEYRYLAFNTNHQLTMKQIWGVNIEDGTCMLDYIQSDEDREKAKDNFDRALTGEAFTIIEEYGNSLFERRWYSNMYSPLKDDEGNIAGLTLILSDITESKRSEQALLAEEARIRAIAESAQDAILMMDPQGNISLWNPAAERIFGYSIEEAVGQNLHLLLAPSRYHSAQQEALTKFLKTGQGDAVGNTVELEAICKDEREIPVELSLSAIELSDGWHSVGIIRDITERKELENTLIVEKEKAQEATRAKSEFLANMSHEIRTPMNGVIGMTGLLLDTDLSDEQRHYAETVKLSGESLLQLINDILDFSKIEAGKLELETVDFNLHEMLDDFASMLSIKAHEKELEFICAPEHDVPAYVQGDPGRLQQVLTNLTGNAIKFTHKGEVVVQVILESETDTEAFLRFSVCDTGVGIPENKKYDLFDKFYQVDASTTRQYGGTGLGLAISKQLVEMMGGDIGVESENGKGSEFWFRINLTKKQDGSSKKIKSSELKDSYVLVVDDNATNREILNKRISSWGAKVDEAMDGPTALQALYRAHENGKQYQVVILDMHMPGMDGESAAKFIKSDTKLKSIPLVMLSSLGQRSNVLNFSERYFEAYLTKPVRNQELLDVLSGILNKEKQNNEVNTHVNTPSTPSRDHKNLRLLLAEDNTVNQKVAQGMLHKLGYHADIVANGMEAIKALEMLPYDMVLMDVQMPDMDGFEATRLIRDAQSAVLDHDIPIVAMTAYAMKGDKERCLEVGMNDYISKPVSLQSLMQLLEKWQSIFKKEANHNVMSAGGMKGSHDLVVLDRAALFERVMNDVDLARRLIEIFLEDMPKEVIALRNDLGKRELEYLNEYAHKIKGASANIGGLALSAVASQIEIAGNKNQIDKMDTLLPELEKQYDLLVEQLKTI is encoded by the coding sequence GTGGTTCAAAATGGTGTTAAAGAAAACGAAGATAATGAAAAAGAGTATTTACATCTAATTTTGAAGTCTGTAGATATGGTTTTATGGTCTGCAACCTTTCCTGACCTTGAACTTATTCGTATCAGCTCCTCATCTGAAAACATTCTGGGAACCGACCCTCAGAAGCTTTTAATGGAAAAAAATCTATGGTATCAATTCGTCCATCCTGATGATCTTGATATTGTGCAAGAAGCTACAAAACAAAGAGAATTGAAAGGTGAAGCAACAGCAGAGTATCGTATCCTGAGACCCGACGGAAGTATTTCCTGGGTTCGTGAAAGTTCTGAAGTCAAGTATGACACTGATAATGCTTCTGTACGTGTAGATGGTATTCTCACAGATATAAGTAGGAGTAAGAAAGCTGAAGAAGAATTGAAAATAAGAGAAGAGCGTTTGAGAAGTCTTTCATCTATTCTCCATTACAGGACAGATTCGGTTCAGGATTTCCTTGACTTCGCCCTTAATGAATCTATAAAACTTACTCGAAGCAAGATAGGGTACATCTACTATTATGATGAAGAAAAAAAGGAATTTAGTCTAAATACCTGGTCTAATAACGTAATGAAGGAATGTGAGGTAACCGAACCACAGACCAAATACCAACTTGAACATACCGGTATCTGGGGAGAAGCAGTCAGGCAACGCAGAGAAATAATCGTAAACGACTTTCAAGCTTCAAATCCACTAAAAAAAGGTTATCCTGAAGGGCATGTGGAGCTTTACAGATATATGACGGTACCAGTGATAAAAAACGATAAAATAGTTGCTGTTGTCGGTGTGGCTAATAAAGAATCGGATTACAGTAAAGATAATGCACTTGAGCTGGCCTTGCTTATGGATTCTGTGTGGAATGCTACTGAAAATAAAAAAATTGAACAGGCGCTTCAACAAAGCGAAAAGATCCATAGGCAGGCACACAATATCTTGCAAGGTATTATTGAAAGTCCAAAAGACGTAATTATATTTGCTCTCGACAAGGAGTATAGATATCTTGCTTTCAACACAAATCATCAGTTAACAATGAAGCAGATATGGGGTGTCAATATTGAAGATGGCACTTGCATGCTTGACTACATTCAAAGCGATGAGGACAGGGAAAAAGCAAAAGATAATTTTGACAGGGCACTTACAGGTGAAGCATTCACTATTATTGAAGAATATGGTAATTCCTTATTCGAAAGACGATGGTATTCGAATATGTATAGTCCCCTTAAGGATGATGAAGGAAATATTGCCGGTCTCACTCTCATTTTATCTGATATCACTGAAAGCAAACGTTCGGAACAGGCTCTTTTAGCAGAAGAAGCTAGAATTAGAGCGATTGCTGAGTCTGCGCAGGATGCGATCCTGATGATGGATCCGCAAGGTAATATCTCTCTATGGAATCCGGCTGCAGAACGAATTTTTGGATATTCAATAGAGGAAGCTGTCGGCCAAAACCTGCATTTGTTACTGGCACCGTCACGTTATCATTCAGCACAGCAAGAAGCCCTAACTAAATTCCTCAAAACAGGGCAGGGCGATGCTGTGGGTAATACTGTGGAATTAGAGGCTATTTGTAAGGATGAGCGGGAAATACCAGTTGAACTTTCACTTTCTGCGATAGAACTTTCCGATGGTTGGCACTCAGTGGGAATTATACGTGACATTACAGAGCGGAAGGAACTGGAAAATACCCTTATTGTTGAGAAGGAAAAAGCTCAGGAAGCAACACGGGCAAAGAGTGAGTTCCTGGCAAATATGTCCCACGAGATACGCACACCTATGAACGGTGTCATTGGCATGACAGGGCTGCTTCTTGATACTGACCTCAGTGATGAACAAAGACATTATGCTGAAACTGTGAAATTAAGCGGAGAATCACTACTTCAACTTATTAATGATATCCTGGACTTCTCCAAGATAGAGGCTGGAAAACTGGAACTGGAAACCGTGGATTTTAATTTGCATGAAATGCTGGATGATTTTGCTTCCATGCTCTCAATAAAAGCTCATGAGAAAGAACTGGAATTTATCTGTGCGCCTGAACACGATGTTCCTGCATATGTCCAGGGTGATCCCGGACGCTTGCAACAAGTACTGACCAACCTTACTGGAAACGCAATTAAGTTCACTCATAAAGGTGAGGTAGTTGTACAGGTAATTCTTGAATCAGAGACTGATACTGAAGCATTTTTACGTTTCTCAGTTTGTGATACTGGTGTTGGTATCCCTGAAAATAAAAAATATGATCTATTCGATAAATTCTATCAGGTTGATGCATCAACCACAAGACAATATGGTGGTACAGGACTTGGACTGGCAATCTCCAAACAGCTGGTTGAGATGATGGGAGGCGATATTGGTGTGGAAAGTGAGAATGGTAAAGGTTCAGAGTTTTGGTTCAGAATAAACCTTACAAAAAAACAGGATGGTAGTTCTAAGAAAATTAAATCTTCAGAACTCAAGGATTCATACGTCCTGGTTGTTGATGATAACGCCACGAATCGTGAGATCCTCAACAAGCGAATAAGTTCATGGGGTGCCAAAGTAGATGAGGCCATGGACGGTCCTACAGCACTTCAGGCTTTGTATCGTGCACATGAAAACGGTAAACAATATCAGGTGGTTATCCTCGATATGCATATGCCTGGAATGGATGGTGAATCGGCAGCAAAATTCATCAAATCTGATACAAAACTAAAATCTATCCCTCTGGTGATGCTTAGCTCCTTAGGGCAACGTTCCAATGTCCTGAACTTCAGTGAGAGATATTTTGAAGCATACCTCACCAAGCCTGTAAGAAATCAGGAATTACTGGATGTCCTATCTGGAATATTGAATAAGGAAAAACAGAATAATGAAGTCAATACTCATGTGAACACACCTTCAACTCCTTCTCGTGACCATAAGAACTTAAGATTGTTGCTTGCTGAAGACAATACAGTAAATCAAAAAGTAGCTCAAGGTATGCTACATAAATTAGGTTATCATGCGGATATTGTAGCCAATGGTATGGAAGCAATAAAAGCATTGGAAATGTTGCCATATGACATGGTTCTTATGGATGTGCAGATGCCAGACATGGATGGATTTGAGGCTACTCGCCTTATTCGAGATGCTCAATCTGCAGTCCTTGATCATGACATTCCAATAGTTGCGATGACAGCCTACGCAATGAAAGGGGACAAAGAACGTTGTCTGGAAGTTGGTATGAATGATTATATTTCAAAACCGGTTTCATTACAGTCCCTGATGCAATTGCTGGAGAAATGGCAGAGCATATTTAAAAAAGAAGCAAACCATAATGTTATGTCTGCAGGAGGAATGAAAGGGTCACATGATCTTGTAGTATTGGATAGGGCTGCACTTTTTGAAAGAGTAATGAATGATGTAGACCTTGCCCGAAGATTGATAGAAATTTTCCTCGAAGATATGCCAAAAGAAGTGATTGCTCTAAGAAATGACCTCGGAAAAAGAGAATTAGAATACTTAAATGAATATGCACACAAAATAAAAGGTGCTTCTGCAAACATTGGAGGTCTGGCTTTAAGTGCTGTGGCCTCACAGATAGAGATTGCCGGAAATAAAAACCAGATTGATAAAATGGATACACTTTTACCTGAACTTGAAAAGCAATATGACCTATTGGTTGAACAACTCAAGACAATATAA
- the lonB gene encoding ATP-dependent protease LonB, with amino-acid sequence MEKETTDSSEEIELYEDNFETTDSIDVPELLIDQIIGQEHAVEVVKKAASQRRHVMMIGSPGTGKSLLSKAMAELLPKEELQDILAYPNPEDNNNPKIRSVPAGKGREIVMAHKLEAQKKAQSRNMLMMILVFGIIIYSFYVGQLLWGIIAAIMILLLTRQFMPKEEMMIPKLIVSNYQKEHAPFLDATGTHAGALLGDVRHDPFQSGGLETPAHDRVESGDIHKSHKGVLFIDEINTLSLESQQSLLTALQEKEYPITGQSERSSGALVKTEPVPCDFIMVAAGNLDAMEKMHPALRSRIKGYGYELFMRESMEDNPENRKTLVRFVAQEVMRDGHIPPFDQTAVDEVIREAQRRAGRKGHLTLKLRDLGGLVRVAGDIAHSEEAPVVTAKHVLAAKKMARSIEQQLADSYLERKNDYQLFKKMGSAVGRVNGLAVMGGDSGIVLPIMAGVAPSLSNSEGKVIATGMLKDIAKEAVQNVSAVIKNVTGKDISNHDIHIQFIGTYEGVEGDSASISIATAVISALENIPIDQSVAMTGSLSVRGDVLPIGGATYKIEAAARAGIKKVIIPKSNEDDVLIEDAYKDKIEIVPVTNIVEVIEHSLVGPDKERILEKLKSLSSLKTGTEMPEVVPV; translated from the coding sequence ATGGAAAAAGAGACTACTGATTCTAGTGAAGAGATTGAACTGTACGAGGACAATTTCGAAACCACAGACTCCATAGATGTTCCGGAACTCTTAATTGACCAGATAATTGGTCAGGAACATGCAGTGGAGGTGGTAAAAAAAGCAGCAAGCCAGCGAAGGCATGTAATGATGATTGGAAGCCCTGGTACGGGTAAGTCCCTGCTTTCAAAGGCAATGGCTGAACTTCTTCCGAAAGAAGAACTTCAGGATATACTCGCATACCCAAATCCTGAGGACAACAATAATCCAAAGATACGTTCCGTACCTGCCGGAAAAGGCAGGGAGATCGTAATGGCACACAAACTGGAAGCACAGAAAAAAGCCCAGTCACGTAATATGCTGATGATGATCCTGGTATTCGGTATCATTATCTATTCATTCTACGTTGGCCAGCTTCTGTGGGGTATTATTGCAGCGATAATGATATTGCTTCTTACACGCCAGTTCATGCCAAAAGAAGAAATGATGATACCAAAGCTCATTGTTTCAAACTATCAGAAGGAGCACGCACCATTCCTTGATGCAACAGGCACACATGCAGGTGCGCTACTTGGTGATGTCAGGCACGACCCGTTCCAGTCAGGTGGTCTTGAAACACCTGCCCATGACAGGGTAGAGAGCGGTGACATTCATAAATCACACAAGGGTGTACTGTTCATAGATGAGATAAATACTCTCAGCCTTGAATCACAGCAGAGCCTGCTTACAGCCCTTCAGGAAAAGGAGTATCCTATTACGGGACAATCCGAAAGAAGCTCAGGTGCGCTTGTCAAGACAGAACCTGTCCCATGTGATTTTATCATGGTAGCAGCAGGTAATCTTGATGCAATGGAAAAGATGCATCCTGCGCTCAGATCCCGTATAAAGGGTTATGGATACGAGCTATTCATGAGAGAATCCATGGAGGATAATCCTGAGAACCGCAAGACACTTGTAAGGTTCGTGGCGCAGGAGGTCATGAGAGACGGACATATCCCTCCATTTGACCAGACTGCTGTGGATGAAGTAATCCGTGAAGCTCAGAGGAGAGCAGGCAGAAAGGGTCATCTAACACTGAAACTCCGTGACCTTGGAGGTCTTGTGAGAGTTGCAGGTGACATTGCACATTCAGAAGAGGCACCTGTCGTTACTGCAAAGCACGTCCTTGCTGCAAAGAAGATGGCAAGATCAATAGAACAACAGCTTGCTGATAGTTATCTTGAACGTAAGAATGATTACCAGCTTTTCAAGAAAATGGGAAGCGCTGTTGGAAGGGTAAACGGTCTTGCTGTAATGGGAGGAGATTCAGGAATTGTACTGCCAATCATGGCAGGAGTTGCTCCATCGCTCTCTAACTCAGAAGGCAAGGTTATTGCAACTGGTATGTTGAAGGATATTGCAAAGGAAGCTGTACAGAACGTTTCCGCTGTAATCAAGAACGTAACAGGCAAGGATATAAGCAACCATGACATCCACATCCAGTTCATCGGAACGTATGAAGGTGTGGAAGGTGACAGTGCATCCATATCCATTGCCACTGCCGTCATATCAGCTCTTGAGAACATCCCTATCGATCAGTCTGTAGCCATGACAGGTTCACTTTCCGTAAGAGGAGATGTGCTTCCTATCGGCGGTGCGACCTATAAGATAGAAGCTGCAGCAAGAGCTGGTATAAAGAAAGTAATTATTCCAAAATCCAATGAGGATGACGTACTGATCGAAGACGCATACAAGGATAAGATCGAGATAGTTCCGGTAACCAACATTGTAGAAGTTATAGAACACAGTCTCGTAGGTCCTGATAAGGAAAGGATCCTTGAGAAACTTAAGAGTCTCAGCAGTCTTAAGACCGGTACCGAAATGCCTGAAGTGGTCCCTGTGTGA
- a CDS encoding TldD/PmbA family protein: MHSVDFFDTRIIEGTTTSIVLDNGKIEQISVNFTKGAAVRALKGGSWGFTSADGDFDIEKAIRAASELAVSMDDKSPKEKVKMQEIASPVVSNAPKVKKNPLDISLEEKVSNLKEFGKYAKKEGISSSSAVYSESSYKVMYTDSTGVEGEYDVVRTGFAISAVASRDGMYQAGRESRFGVTGYEIFDKYNAAELAEEAANSALQLLDAKPAKGGSMPVILDPELAGVFAHEAVGHASEADLVLEGSSVLENRIGESIASPLVTIIDDPTMHEYGYFPFDDEGSQTEKTTLIDNGVLKSYLHSRETAAKLGGTPGHCRAQGHSRPIVRMSNTYIDNGNSKLEEMLEEIGNGMYLIGSRGGQVNTGEGVFQFNAEKGYLIEDGKLTTLIRDVSLSGKILEILNNVKMVGNDLKMNSGRCGKGGQLVPVTDGSPHLMISEAMVGGA; encoded by the coding sequence ATGCATAGTGTAGACTTTTTTGATACAAGGATCATAGAGGGGACTACAACGTCTATTGTCCTTGATAATGGCAAGATAGAGCAAATATCTGTCAATTTTACAAAAGGAGCAGCCGTCAGAGCTCTTAAAGGTGGTTCATGGGGATTCACTTCTGCAGACGGGGATTTCGATATTGAAAAAGCAATACGTGCAGCGTCTGAACTTGCAGTAAGTATGGATGATAAATCACCCAAGGAAAAAGTAAAGATGCAGGAAATAGCAAGCCCTGTTGTCTCAAATGCTCCAAAAGTGAAGAAAAATCCTCTAGATATCTCTCTTGAAGAAAAGGTCAGCAACCTGAAAGAGTTTGGAAAATACGCCAAAAAAGAAGGCATCAGTAGCAGCAGTGCTGTATACAGCGAATCATCATACAAGGTCATGTATACCGATTCCACGGGTGTGGAAGGAGAATATGATGTCGTAAGAACCGGGTTTGCTATTAGTGCGGTGGCTTCAAGAGACGGAATGTACCAGGCCGGAAGAGAAAGCCGCTTTGGTGTTACAGGCTATGAGATATTCGACAAATATAATGCAGCTGAACTTGCAGAAGAAGCCGCAAACAGTGCATTGCAACTCCTTGATGCAAAGCCTGCCAAAGGCGGAAGCATGCCGGTAATACTTGACCCTGAACTTGCAGGAGTTTTTGCCCACGAGGCAGTAGGACATGCATCAGAAGCAGATCTCGTGCTTGAAGGAAGCTCTGTTCTTGAAAACCGCATAGGTGAATCAATAGCATCCCCGCTTGTAACAATTATCGATGACCCTACAATGCATGAATATGGTTATTTCCCGTTTGACGATGAAGGTTCACAAACTGAGAAAACAACTCTCATAGACAACGGAGTTCTCAAATCCTACCTGCACTCCAGGGAAACAGCCGCAAAACTTGGAGGGACACCAGGACACTGCCGTGCTCAGGGACATTCCAGACCAATTGTCCGTATGAGTAATACATACATTGACAATGGAAATTCAAAACTCGAGGAAATGCTTGAGGAAATCGGGAATGGAATGTACCTTATAGGTTCCAGAGGCGGACAGGTGAACACAGGAGAAGGTGTGTTCCAGTTCAATGCTGAAAAAGGATACCTTATTGAGGATGGAAAGCTCACGACACTCATCAGAGACGTTTCACTATCCGGAAAGATCCTTGAGATCCTCAATAACGTGAAAATGGTTGGCAATGACCTTAAAATGAACTCAGGAAGATGTGGCAAAGGCGGTCAGCTTGTACCTGTCACCGACGGTTCCCCACATCTGATGATATCCGAAGCAATGGTAGGAGGTGCATGA
- a CDS encoding TldD/PmbA family protein: MYDLAEKALKAAIKYGAKEAEVYIMKSQKTSVSIQKDMIEGAKENITTGIGIRAIVDGAVGFSSTNIMSYIDEAAKNAVSSAKTQDADPDWKELPSYQKYPTVTGILDKDIQNMELDECIGHTMEMIDAARATSGIIVTSGSFSRSHGERLILNSNGIEVSEEGTGISGFVDVITNSGETSTAYDFAISRKNDIDFAAIGKNAAELAKKSQDTISIEPHRTEVVIHPFAFSDLIENTFIPSIDADNVQKGRSNLIGRKDDIIANEKLSIYDDGLLEGGIDTGIADDEGVASRKTTVIENGVFRSYLYDTYTAGKDGVESTGNASRNSYLSTPSVGSRNFIIDFPNCDIVADTDNGVYVNTVIGAHTANAISGDFSVEARNAFTIKDGKLDKPIKSLMISGNIFDMLKNINGAGTDVRKVGGTITPSIRVSDMSVVG, encoded by the coding sequence ATGTACGACCTTGCTGAAAAAGCCCTTAAAGCAGCTATAAAATATGGTGCTAAGGAAGCTGAAGTTTATATTATGAAAAGCCAGAAGACCTCTGTCAGTATCCAGAAAGATATGATAGAAGGTGCGAAGGAAAATATCACAACAGGAATCGGTATTCGTGCTATTGTTGATGGTGCTGTGGGATTTTCCAGCACCAACATTATGAGCTACATTGATGAAGCTGCAAAAAATGCAGTCAGTTCTGCAAAAACACAGGATGCTGACCCTGACTGGAAAGAACTGCCTTCCTACCAGAAATATCCAACTGTGACAGGCATTCTTGACAAAGACATCCAGAATATGGAACTTGACGAATGCATTGGCCATACAATGGAAATGATAGATGCTGCAAGAGCTACGTCAGGAATCATAGTTACATCCGGAAGTTTCAGCCGAAGCCACGGAGAAAGACTCATACTGAACAGCAATGGAATTGAAGTTTCAGAAGAGGGTACAGGCATATCTGGATTTGTGGATGTTATTACAAATTCAGGTGAAACATCTACTGCATACGACTTTGCAATTTCACGAAAGAATGACATTGATTTTGCAGCAATCGGAAAGAATGCCGCAGAACTTGCAAAGAAGTCACAGGATACAATTTCCATTGAGCCGCACAGAACTGAAGTAGTCATTCATCCTTTTGCATTCTCAGACCTTATCGAAAACACATTCATACCATCTATTGATGCTGATAACGTACAGAAAGGACGTTCTAATCTCATCGGCAGAAAAGATGATATCATCGCAAACGAGAAACTCTCCATATATGATGACGGACTGCTTGAAGGTGGTATTGATACCGGAATTGCCGATGATGAAGGAGTCGCGTCACGTAAAACAACTGTAATAGAGAACGGAGTGTTCAGGTCATATCTATATGACACTTACACCGCAGGAAAAGATGGTGTGGAAAGCACAGGTAATGCTTCCCGCAACTCATATCTTTCAACACCTTCCGTAGGGTCAAGGAATTTCATTATCGATTTCCCAAATTGTGACATAGTAGCTGACACCGACAATGGTGTTTATGTGAATACAGTTATAGGTGCTCACACTGCCAATGCTATTTCAGGTGATTTCTCAGTTGAAGCACGTAATGCATTCACCATAAAAGATGGAAAACTGGACAAACCAATTAAATCACTCATGATCTCCGGCAACATATTTGATATGCTGAAAAATATAAATGGAGCCGGAACCGATGTTCGCAAGGTTGGTGGAACCATTACACCATCCATCAGAGTCTCTGACATGAGTGTTGTTGGTTAA
- a CDS encoding CHASE4 domain-containing protein, translated as MATLQKKTLCIISATLIGLILIIYLSSHSIVIDSYEKLEEEDASENAICIKNILILENQDLQNKAADWSVWDETCDFVQGNSSDYPEKYLMNETFYNQRLDFMLIYNETGSLVYEKSIENNNFSTVKELEEHLQNNPYLLEHTNYSSRKTGFLVFSKKPLMITSQPVVKSDLSGPIYGTIIMGRIIDSEEIARLHATTNLVLHIENIKNTNKTETISSRNIDSSNNSILTVTDNARIYSYVNFNDIYGNEAFSIEVGMFRNIHQQGVNAINYFLVVLILTGIIFGAVIILLLERSHISRLKKLQNKVREIGENGDFTNRVLYEGNDEVASLSSSINKMLESLERSQRLVIKRDATINAILQAMPDMMFQVKKDGTICNYKLSTDNCIYESPETDLNITLEDVLPAHIAEIELDIIEEALRTNKTHTMHYTMPVKREMRDFEVRFVVIAEDEVLAVVKDITEIKQAEEMRRKDILLKEVHHRVKNNLQIISSMLRLQSRKFTDKETIEAFRKSQNRAKSMAIAHEKLYQSRDLENIELSSYIETLTKYLVNTYGCDPENIKIDINIKNITQDIDTAIPLGLIINEIVSNSLKHAFKDHKGEILVEIVPDVNGQYMLTIRDNGIGFPEDLDFMNTDSLGMQLVVSLVEQLEGSIELIRGNGTEFRIRFKQLSYKRRDY; from the coding sequence ATGGCAACACTGCAGAAAAAAACACTTTGCATCATCAGTGCAACTCTCATAGGTCTTATACTTATCATATATCTGAGTTCACATTCCATTGTTATTGACAGTTATGAGAAACTGGAAGAAGAAGATGCTAGTGAGAATGCCATTTGCATTAAAAATATATTGATACTTGAAAACCAGGATCTGCAAAATAAAGCTGCTGACTGGTCGGTATGGGATGAAACATGCGATTTTGTTCAGGGAAACAGTAGTGATTATCCTGAAAAATACCTCATGAACGAAACCTTTTACAATCAAAGACTTGATTTCATGCTTATCTACAATGAAACAGGGTCGTTGGTATATGAAAAATCAATTGAGAATAACAATTTCTCCACTGTAAAAGAACTGGAAGAACACCTTCAAAATAATCCGTATCTTCTTGAACATACCAACTACAGCAGCAGAAAAACCGGTTTTCTTGTCTTTAGCAAAAAGCCCCTTATGATAACATCACAACCTGTTGTGAAAAGTGATCTTAGTGGTCCAATATACGGAACCATAATAATGGGCAGAATTATTGATTCTGAAGAAATAGCAAGACTGCACGCAACTACAAACCTTGTACTGCACATTGAAAACATTAAGAACACAAATAAGACAGAAACTATTTCATCCCGGAATATAGATTCTTCAAATAACAGCATTCTTACTGTAACGGATAATGCCCGTATATATTCTTATGTAAATTTCAATGACATATATGGGAACGAAGCATTTTCCATTGAAGTGGGAATGTTTCGAAATATTCACCAGCAGGGAGTAAATGCTATCAACTATTTCCTTGTGGTCCTTATTCTTACAGGAATCATTTTCGGAGCAGTGATTATCCTCCTGCTTGAGAGATCACATATTTCACGTCTTAAGAAACTCCAGAACAAAGTAAGAGAGATAGGTGAAAATGGAGATTTCACAAATAGAGTATTATATGAAGGAAATGACGAAGTTGCAAGTCTCAGTAGCTCAATAAACAAGATGCTTGAATCGCTCGAAAGATCACAGAGACTTGTTATCAAAAGAGATGCTACTATTAATGCTATTTTGCAGGCCATGCCTGATATGATGTTCCAGGTAAAAAAAGATGGGACGATATGCAACTATAAACTTTCTACTGACAACTGCATATATGAATCCCCTGAAACCGATCTTAATATCACCCTTGAGGATGTGCTTCCTGCACACATTGCAGAAATTGAACTCGATATTATTGAAGAAGCACTTCGGACAAACAAAACCCATACTATGCATTACACAATGCCTGTAAAAAGAGAGATGAGAGACTTTGAGGTCAGGTTCGTGGTCATTGCTGAAGATGAGGTTCTTGCGGTTGTCAAGGATATTACAGAAATAAAACAGGCGGAGGAGATGCGAAGGAAGGATATTCTCCTTAAAGAAGTGCACCACCGCGTAAAGAACAATCTCCAGATAATATCAAGTATGCTCCGGCTTCAGTCAAGGAAATTCACTGATAAGGAAACCATCGAAGCATTCCGCAAAAGCCAGAACCGTGCTAAATCAATGGCAATTGCACATGAGAAGCTTTACCAGTCCCGCGACCTTGAGAACATCGAACTTTCTTCATACATAGAGACTCTTACAAAATATCTTGTCAACACATATGGCTGCGATCCGGAAAATATCAAAATAGATATAAATATTAAAAACATAACACAGGATATTGATACAGCCATACCTCTTGGGCTTATCATCAATGAGATCGTTTCAAATTCCCTGAAACATGCTTTTAAAGACCATAAGGGGGAAATACTCGTCGAGATAGTTCCGGATGTCAATGGTCAGTACATGTTAACGATAAGGGATAACGGAATCGGATTCCCGGAAGATCTGGATTTCATGAACACGGACTCATTGGGAATGCAACTCGTTGTTTCATTAGTGGAACAGTTAGAGGGTAGCATAGAGCTTATCAGAGGCAATGGTACGGAATTCAGAATCAGATTCAAACAACTATCCTATAAGAGAAGGGACTACTGA
- a CDS encoding response regulator → MTNEKIMIVEDEKIVALDIKDSLEHFGYSVPCMADSGEDAIRFIDQCRPDLILMDIVLKGKIDGIEAARTIHDNYGIPVIYLTAYSDEKTLQRAKLTEPFGHILKPFDERELRTNIEIALYKREKEKEKQFNHENCINSLLDNIGDAVISTDINGNIKYINPLAEALTGYTRKEALGCNINEVFRVVYEGNKDAEDPTRKVFREGAFFGLEDDTILISKENTRIPLDIIGSPVTNKKNEIIGAVIIFYDITERKEIEQSFRCYDISYS, encoded by the coding sequence ATGACTAATGAAAAGATAATGATAGTCGAAGACGAGAAAATAGTAGCTCTGGATATTAAAGATAGTCTGGAACATTTCGGATATTCTGTACCCTGTATGGCGGATAGTGGTGAGGATGCCATCAGGTTCATTGACCAGTGCCGACCTGACCTTATCTTAATGGATATTGTACTTAAGGGTAAGATTGACGGAATTGAAGCTGCAAGGACTATACACGATAATTATGGTATACCTGTAATTTATCTTACAGCATATTCTGACGAAAAGACACTTCAAAGAGCTAAACTTACTGAGCCTTTCGGACATATACTAAAACCTTTTGATGAGAGGGAACTGCGAACGAATATTGAGATCGCTCTCTATAAACGGGAAAAGGAAAAAGAGAAACAGTTCAATCATGAAAATTGTATCAATTCCCTTCTTGACAATATCGGTGATGCAGTTATATCCACCGATATAAACGGTAACATCAAATACATAAATCCACTTGCAGAAGCTCTCACAGGATACACCAGAAAAGAAGCACTCGGATGCAATATCAATGAAGTGTTCAGGGTTGTCTATGAAGGTAACAAGGATGCAGAGGATCCAACTAGAAAGGTTTTCAGAGAAGGCGCCTTTTTCGGACTTGAGGATGATACCATACTCATCTCAAAGGAGAACACACGCATACCACTTGATATTATAGGTTCACCGGTCACGAATAAGAAAAACGAGATAATCGGCGCCGTTATCATCTTTTATGATATAACAGAAAGGAAAGAGATAGAGCAGTCTTTCCGCTGTTATGATATCTCTTACAGTTAA